One genomic window of Nicotiana sylvestris chromosome 10, ASM39365v2, whole genome shotgun sequence includes the following:
- the LOC138879848 gene encoding uncharacterized protein → MYQQPNNLPPYPSQGPSSSNSEIGRIETMFEKMMKKNADSDAQLASHNTSICNLEVQLGQISQASNTHPKGVLPSDTVVNPKGGNNTSHAMAETTRSGRGGVDPRKVVSDDVLVQDDDEQSNDVQVNDENVSDELRIDIDDNVEETQNDVDPSREHVIDISEMVVPTAKAPFPRPPPPYSQRLAKKNNENNFRKFIDMMKSLSINVPLVEALEQMSEYAKFMKNLVTKNRSMNYETIKMTHQLSASMHSMALKLEDLGASTIPCTIGSADFAKALCDLGASINFMPYSVFKTLGIGKPRPTSIH, encoded by the coding sequence atgtatcaacaaccaaacaacctgcCTCCATATCCATCACAAGGTCCTAGCTCTTCCAATAGTGAGATTGGACGGATTGAGACAATGTTTGagaaaatgatgaagaaaaatgcCGACTCCGATGCCCAATTGGCCTCCCACAACACTTCCATCTGCAACTTGGAAGTAcaacttggccaaatttctcaagcttcgaatactcaccctaagggggtactaccaagtgacacggtagtaaacccgaagggtggaaaCAATACGAGCCATGCTATGGCAGAGACTACAAGGAGTGGTAGAGGTGGAGTTGACCCAAGAAAGGTTGTGagtgatgatgtgttggtgcaagaTGATGATGAGCAAAGCAATGATGTGCAAGTGAATGATGAGAATGTGAGTGATGAACTGAGGATAGACATTGATGACAATGTTGAGGAGACACAAAATGATGTggacccgtctagggaacacgtgatagacATATCGGAAATGGTAGTACCTACagccaaggctccttttccaaggcctcctccaccatattctcaaaggctcgcaaagaaAAATAATGAGAATAATTTCAGGaaatttattgatatgatgaaaagtttgtccataaatgtgcctttggttgaAGCTCTAGAACAAATGTCGGAATATGCCAAGTTCATGAAGAACTTGGTAACAAAGAATAGATCAATGAACTATGAAACGATCAAAATGACACATCAATTGAGTGCTAGTATGCACTCCATGGCTCTAAAGTTAGAAGACCTCGGTGCCTCTACAATCCCATGCACTATTGGTAGTGCAGATTTCGCCAAAGCTTTGTGTGATTTAGGGGCAAGCATTAACTTTATGCCATATTCTGTGTTCAAGACATTGGGGATTGGGAAACCAAGGCCCACATCCATCCATTAG
- the LOC138879849 gene encoding uncharacterized protein — MNSTEHQKVLIKTLNEVYVPTETTVEQLERMAERFFAINQISFSKNDLPPEGAAHNKALHLIVKYEGYYVKRVMLDGGSRVDICPLSTLQRMEIGTERIRPNKVCLRAFDGIKRDTIGEIDLILTIGHMDFEVTFQVLDMDTSYNFLLGKPWIHAAGVVPSTLHRMVKFEYEDQEIVVHGEDEQLIYRDSLVPCLKAREGIAMEMIRHGYKPGKGLGTSLPKYNEEEDEAFTAEEIEEISGTMRQKLYETHMVQPGEGSSNAEVLYMGPNAKLQNWKATPFPDRQESCSNNAALNNMTCLRTSYPDPNTLSNYEIMNQESEYDKEEAFREINQELEQFENKPKLNLNKTEPVYLGNSEEVKETKISIHIDEKTRDALIQLLFEFKDVFAWSYNDMSGLSVDFVVHKLLTYPDYPPVQQKQRKFKTDIIDNIKEEVTKQLKTGVIRVVRYTTWLANVVPVPKKDGKT; from the exons ATGAATTCAACCGAGCATCAGAAGGTGTTGATAAAAACCCTCAATGAAGTCTATGTTCCAACTGAAACCACCGTTGAGCAACTGGAaaggatggcagaaagattcttcgcaatCAATcagatctccttcagcaagaatgatttacccccggaaggggcCGCCCACAACAAAGCCCTCCATCTGATAGTTAAATATGAGGGGTACTATGTGAAGAGAGTCATGCTAGATGGCGGGTCCAGAGTTgatatctgccctctctcaactttgcaaagaatggagattggGACTGAGAGAATTAGGCCTAACAAAGTCTGTCTGCGTGCCTTTGATGGTATCAAAAGAGACACCATAGGTGAGATCGATCTGATCTTGACTATTGGTCATAtggattttgaggtgacctttcaggtcctagACATGGATACTTCCTACAATTTCCTCTTGGGAAAACCTTGGATTCACGCAGCAGGGGTtgtaccttccactctccaccgaatggtgaaatttgaatatgaagatcAGGAGATTGTAGTCCATGGAGAGGACGAGCAATTGATTTACCGGGACTCATTAGTCCCATGTCTCAAAGCTAGAGAAGGaa TTGCCAtggaaatgatcaggcatggttataaaccCGGGAAGGGGCTCGGGACATCATT GCCCAAgtacaatgaagaagaagatgaggccttcacagccgaagaaattgaagaaatcagtggGACTATGAGGCAGAAgttgtatgaaacccacatggttcagccgggagaaggctcgagcaacgctgaggtgctatacatggggcccaatgccaagttacaaaattggaaggctactcctttCCCAGACAGGCAGGAATCCTG ttctaataatgcagctttaaataacatgacttgCTTACGGACTTCATACCCAGATCCAAACACACTATCTAAttatgaaataatgaatcaagaatcggaatatgataaagaggaggcttttagggaaataaatcaagaattggaacaatttgagaataaacctaagctgaACTTAAATAAAACTGAGCCGGTTTATTTGGGTAATTCTGAAGAAgtcaaagaaaccaagataagcattcacataGATGAAAAAACCAgggacgcattgatccaacttttgtttgagttcaaagatgtgtttgcttggtcatacaaTGATATGTCAGGACTAAGTGTCGATTTTGTGGTCCACAAGTTACTGACCTACCCCGATTATCCTcctgtccagcaaaagcaaagaaagttcaaaactgatatcatTGACAatattaaagaagaggtcacaaaacagttgaaGACAggagtgatccgagtggtccggtacaccacatggttggctaatgtagttcctgtaccaaagaaagacgggaaaacctga